One Xenopus tropicalis strain Nigerian chromosome 8, UCB_Xtro_10.0, whole genome shotgun sequence genomic window carries:
- the LOC100135384 gene encoding uncharacterized protein LOC100135384 (The RefSeq protein has 1 substitution compared to this genomic sequence) produces MAQEDMERNVFLFPTRSVINYVVLTPMVTESLDKLTVCLRIYTNDRRYALFNVGTTESLIEMSVVFQSMPCYTDLPYCSNDIFMNTLKVSIPAKADVLDWNHICVTWDSYTGVLQLWVNGKVSPRTIMQEAFSVDLQKGFVLGQKRDYYYQKWDSYVSFEGEISDVHMWNRVLPPETIRKVLLNRRNINGNVISWRSLNYTLYGNVTVQPKLQCRYCGKLGLHHPGLSEQNINIEGLESEN; encoded by the coding sequence ACATGGAAAGAAATGTCTTCCTATTCCCCACTCGGTCTGTCATTAATTATGTGGTTCTGACCCCAATGGTGACTGAGTCTTTAGATAAATTGACCGTTTGTTTGAGGATCTATACAAATGACAGAAGATATGCCCTTTTTAACGTGGGCACAACAGAGTCATTAATTGAAATGTCTGTTGTTTTCCAGTCCATGCCATGTTACACAGACTTGCCATACTGTTCAAACGACATCTTCATGAACACTTTGAAGGTATCTATTCCTGCAAAGGCAGATGTTCTGGGCTGGAATCACATCTGTGTGACCTGGGACTCTTATACTGGGGTTCTACAGCTTTGGGTTAATGGGAAAGTCTCCCCTCGCACAATAATGCAGGAAGCCTTTTCCGTTGATCTTCAGAAAGGTTTTGTCCTGGGTCAGAAGCGGGATTATTATTATCAGAAGTGGGATTCATACGTTTCCTTTGAAGGGGAAATAAGTGACGTCCATATGTGGAATAGGGTTTTGCCTCCTGAGACCATAAGGAAGGTTCTGCTAAATAGAAGGAATATTAATGGGAATGTCATTAGCTGGAGGTCTCTAAACTACACTCTTTATGGTAATGTCACTGTCCAACCCAAACTCCAGTGTAGATATTGCGGTAAGCTTGGCTTACACCATCCTGGGC